In the genome of Raphanus sativus cultivar WK10039 unplaced genomic scaffold, ASM80110v3 Scaffold4974, whole genome shotgun sequence, the window CTGTGGAGTTCGGCTGTTTAAGCGCTGTTCAACTGGCATAGTCTTTGATCACGTAGGTTAGTCACCCTCTTCTAAACTCCAGTTATAAAATCTTTGATTATTGTTTGCTACTCTGTCAAAGAAACTTATTTGTCTTCCTGTGTTTAACCAGATGAGCTGCAAGGACCTAAGAAGAAGCCTAATTTACACCCTTCTAGAGGACTTGAAGCAAGCTCTAAAGAGGTTTCTCATCATTAAGCACGATTTTGTCCTGTTTTATTCAGGAAAATCAATCTGTAAAGGCTGatgtctttgtttttgttttgttttactgCAGTTTAAGAAACGAATAAAATCGATTGCTGTTGACGGGTCGGATGTATTGTCTGCTGCTGTGGAGGCAGCTAAGAAAGCCTCAGCTAGACTAGAGGCTAAAGAGGCGGCTGCGAAAGCTAAAgccaagaaagaagaagagagagtcGCTGAACTGAAGAAAGTAAGAGGAGAGAAATGGCTACCTTCCGTTGCACGTGCATTGCAggtatatattaatatagtcttcttgttttcattattttcttagGACAGTTGTTACACATGATGAACTTGACAAATATCTCTTTGTATGTATATAATTTGCAGCTAAACAAAAATTCAACAGGGAGATCTGCAAAATCCTAAACATCCATCCATTCACTCAACTTGTATCTCAAgttaggagagagagagagagagagagagagagagagagagagagagagagatcattTATTCTTGATGTAGCGATCAGAGTGaagttcttcagatttgaaagGAAATCCTTCTTGTCCATCTTTTATATCTCATCAACTTTTTTATGTTCATGATCACATAAATGATACAAGTCAGATTATTACATGAGAAATtcacacattttttttttattgaaactgCCTTTAAACCATTTAAATCATTGGCAAAATTCAACAagaaaattaatgtattttacaCGTTGGAAATTGTGAAGACAAAAACACTTTCGATGACATTAACAATACTATTGTGAGGACAAAAACACTTTTGATGACATTAACAATACTATTTCGTAGGGACGGCCCATTATATGCTCACAAGAGTTGTAGTCTTATATAAG includes:
- the LOC130507623 gene encoding uncharacterized protein LOC130507623; protein product: MGDRGGGGDSSSSEEEDDPKWKAAINSIVTTTAYAASATKAAAAAATQQNEDGEFRLKPKKLTHAQIKVKKLLNEMVENTLDFVKDPTLTLVPQDDEEPENDCGVRLFKRCSTGIVFDHVDELQGPKKKPNLHPSRGLEASSKEFKKRIKSIAVDGSDVLSAAVEAAKKASARLEAKEAAAKAKAKKEEERVAELKKVRGEKWLPSVARALQLNKNSTGRSAKS